A single region of the Coleofasciculus chthonoplastes PCC 7420 genome encodes:
- a CDS encoding phytochelatin synthase family protein: MAAQTEGFYRRPLPESCIVFSSTEGRQIFREALELGGMEGYFALAEQFHTQAEPAFCGLGTMVVVLNALAIDPGRIWRGVWRWYGEEMLDCCRSLPVIQETGITLDEFVCISRCNGAKVSAYRYTERSLDEFRQDVQQTTSTTHGTHMVAAYSRKVLGQTGDGHFSPIGGYHPQRDLVLLLDVARFKYPPHWVPLPLLWQAFEPLDPATNRSRGYILLQKTEELYETFFHVALTPQQWCAIAAPYFADKLPVLLEKSNSLDEVVIALMQHLPVEFASLLQSSTYATDMFPALREAIQANPLFAIVQEVVSSQQYQVAIAKQWSLLDKAGDFTCLKINFAEWLTILLLACPKTLYKALKPELQTWINQVRNLAQCPEPLNREVTRLQEQMSALQEFCFVSG, from the coding sequence ATGGCTGCTCAGACTGAAGGATTTTACCGTCGTCCTTTGCCAGAATCCTGCATTGTCTTCTCCTCAACTGAGGGGAGGCAAATTTTTCGTGAAGCGTTGGAACTGGGAGGAATGGAAGGATACTTTGCCCTTGCTGAACAGTTTCATACCCAAGCCGAACCTGCATTTTGCGGTTTGGGAACAATGGTGGTTGTGCTGAATGCGTTGGCAATCGATCCGGGACGCATCTGGCGAGGGGTATGGCGCTGGTATGGTGAGGAAATGCTGGACTGCTGCCGATCTCTCCCAGTGATTCAGGAAACAGGCATTACCCTGGATGAATTCGTCTGCATCTCTCGTTGTAATGGCGCAAAGGTATCCGCTTACCGTTATACCGAGAGGAGCTTAGACGAGTTCCGGCAGGATGTTCAACAGACTACTTCTACAACCCATGGTACTCACATGGTTGCTGCCTACAGCCGCAAAGTTTTGGGACAAACTGGAGACGGACATTTTTCACCCATTGGGGGCTACCATCCACAGCGAGATTTAGTGCTTCTACTCGATGTGGCACGATTCAAATATCCACCACATTGGGTGCCATTACCGCTTCTATGGCAAGCGTTTGAGCCACTTGACCCGGCAACAAACCGCAGTCGAGGCTATATCCTATTACAGAAAACAGAAGAGTTATATGAAACCTTCTTTCATGTTGCTCTCACTCCACAACAGTGGTGTGCAATAGCAGCCCCTTATTTTGCAGACAAATTACCCGTTTTGCTAGAGAAATCTAATTCTTTGGATGAAGTAGTTATAGCACTTATGCAGCATCTTCCAGTTGAGTTCGCATCACTTTTACAATCATCTACTTATGCAACGGATATGTTTCCAGCATTGCGAGAAGCGATTCAAGCCAATCCCTTGTTTGCCATTGTCCAGGAAGTTGTGTCTAGTCAACAGTATCAGGTGGCGATCGCAAAACAATGGAGTTTGCTAGATAAAGCCGGGGATTTTACCTGCTTAAAAATAAACTTTGCCGAGTGGCTAACGATATTGTTACTTGCCTGTCCTAAAACACTGTATAAAGCACTAAAACCTGAATTACAGACTTGGATCAATCAAGTTCGCAATCTAGCCCAATGCCCTGAACCACTCAATCGAGAAGTTACCCGATTGCAAGAGCAAATGTCCGCATTACAGGAATTTTGCTTTGTTTCTGGCTGA
- a CDS encoding AAA family ATPase codes for MEIQRVILNNIGLFENLEIPLAPTEQNPSNITVFVGNNGAGKTSVLKALATSLSWFTARLRTEKGSGNPIPEDAILNTANAASIEIEICDASGTSDNPNQNEIQHHFKWTLAKNRTGRKSRYTSHLNDCTRLANRYRDALTRDHKTRLPIIGFYPVERVVLDIPLKIRTKHTFLQLDGYDNSLSQGVDFRRFFEWFREREDTENESAMPEDVLNQLKPLLETNPDAWQRLNELNASAKDRQLTAVRTAIRQFMPQMDNLRVRRKPRLHMAIDKNGETLNVAQLSQGEKSLMALVGDIARRLAMLNPALENPLAGDGIVLIDEVDLHLHPSWQRSLCDRLIATFPNCQFVLTTHSPLVISDCKNVLVYTLTNGELQQLPSQYGQDANTVLLDVMDTSIRNQKIDAELNDLLDAIQDLKLTEAQQLLAKLTEELPANHLELVKAKLLIRKQELRHANH; via the coding sequence ATGGAAATCCAACGGGTTATCTTAAATAACATTGGGCTATTTGAAAACCTGGAAATTCCTTTAGCACCCACCGAGCAAAATCCCAGCAATATCACCGTCTTTGTTGGTAATAACGGCGCGGGTAAAACCTCTGTGCTGAAAGCCTTAGCAACCTCCCTGAGTTGGTTTACGGCTCGTTTACGCACAGAAAAAGGTAGTGGTAACCCTATCCCCGAAGATGCCATACTTAACACCGCCAACGCCGCCAGTATTGAAATAGAAATTTGTGATGCTTCTGGAACATCAGACAATCCGAATCAAAACGAGATCCAGCATCACTTCAAGTGGACTTTAGCCAAAAATAGAACAGGACGTAAATCCCGGTACACTAGCCATCTCAACGACTGCACTCGCTTAGCCAATCGTTATCGTGATGCCCTTACCCGTGATCACAAAACTCGCCTACCCATCATTGGGTTTTATCCTGTCGAGCGCGTCGTACTTGATATTCCCCTAAAAATTAGGACAAAGCATACCTTCTTGCAACTCGATGGTTACGATAATTCTTTAAGTCAGGGGGTTGACTTTCGCCGCTTTTTTGAGTGGTTTCGGGAACGGGAAGATACCGAAAATGAATCAGCAATGCCTGAAGATGTTCTCAACCAACTGAAACCATTATTGGAAACCAATCCAGACGCATGGCAACGGTTAAACGAACTCAATGCCTCAGCCAAAGATCGGCAATTAACCGCAGTTCGCACCGCCATTCGCCAATTTATGCCCCAGATGGATAATCTTAGAGTCCGTCGTAAACCCCGTCTCCACATGGCGATTGATAAAAACGGTGAAACGCTTAATGTCGCCCAACTTTCACAAGGCGAAAAATCTCTCATGGCTCTGGTTGGTGATATTGCTCGCCGTCTAGCCATGCTGAACCCTGCTCTGGAGAATCCTTTAGCAGGAGATGGTATCGTCTTGATTGATGAAGTCGATTTGCATCTGCATCCCTCTTGGCAACGCAGCCTGTGCGATCGCCTAATCGCAACGTTTCCCAATTGTCAGTTTGTGCTGACTACCCATTCACCTCTGGTGATCAGCGACTGTAAAAATGTTTTAGTTTACACCTTAACCAATGGTGAATTGCAACAATTGCCCTCTCAGTATGGGCAAGATGCTAATACTGTCTTATTAGATGTCATGGACACCAGCATCCGTAATCAGAAAATTGATGCTGAACTGAACGATCTGCTGGATGCCATACAAGATTTAAAGCTAACTGAGGCTCAACAACTACTCGCCAAATTAACTGAGGAACTACCCGCCAATCATCTGGAATTAGTCAAAGCCAAATTACTGATCCGTAAACAAGAATTGCGTCATGCGAACCATTAG